A genomic segment from Malus domestica chromosome 05, GDT2T_hap1 encodes:
- the LOC103435197 gene encoding solanesyl diphosphate synthase 3, chloroplastic/mitochondrial-like codes for MGELLDPFSLVSDELSIIANRLRAMVVSEVPKLSSAAEYFFKTGVEGKRFRSTVLLLMSTALNITVPEPPTELQEALSTELRAMHITVPEPPTELQEALSTELRARHTTVPEPPTELQEALSTELRARQQRIAEITEMFHVASLLHDDVLDDADTRRGVGSVNCVMGNKLAVLAGDFVLSRACVALASLRNTEVVSLMSTVVEHLVTGETMQMTTKSDQRFSMEYYMQKTYYKTASLISNSCKSIAVLAGHTTEVAALAYEYGKNLGLAFQLIDDLLDFTGTSASLGKASLSDIRHGIVTAPILFAMEEFPQLRTVVEQCLDNNPANIELALNYLGRSRGIHRTRELATKHANLAAAAIKSLPKSEDENVRKSRRALVHLTQVVITGTKKRDAPS; via the exons ATGGGA GAACTGCTCGACCCATTCTCACTTGTTTCCGATGAGCTGTCGATTATTGCTAACAGGTTGCGGGCGATGGTAGTTTCTGAG GTCCCTAAGCTTTCCTCCGCTGCCGAGTACTTCTTTAAAACGGGAGTGGAAGGAAAGAGGTTTCGTTCCACG GTCTTATTGCTGATGTCAACCGCGTTGAATATCACTGTACCTGAACCTCCTACGGAGCTGCAAGAGGCTTTGTCAACAGAGCTACGCGCAATGCATATCACTGTACCTGAACCTCCTACGGAACTGCAAGAGGCCTTGTCAACAGAGCTACGCGCAAGGCATACCACTGTACCTGAACCTCCTACGGAACTGCAAGAGGCTTTGTCAACAGAGCTACGCGCAAGGCAACAACGAATAGCAGAAATCACAGAGATGTTTCAT GTGGCAAGCCTTTTACACGATGATGTATTGGATGATGCAGACACAAGGCGTGGTGTTGGTTCAGTAAATTGTGTAATGGGAAATAAG TTGGCTGTTTTAGCAGGGGATTTTGTGCTTTCCCGAGCCTGTGTCGCACTTGCCTCCTTGAGAAACACAGAG GTTGTATCATTAATGTCAACGGTTGTTGAGCATCTTGTGACTGGTGAAACCATGCAAATGACTACCAAATCTGATCAACGTTTTAG CATGGAATATTATATGCAAAAGACTTATTACAAGACTGCATCACTGATTTCAAATAGTTGCAAATCAATTGCCGTTCTAGCTGGGCATACAACCGAAGTTGCTGCGTTGGCTTATGAATATGGAAAAAATCTG GGACTGGCATTTCAATTAATAGATGATCTCCTTGATTTTACGGGCACATCAGCTTCACTTGGAAAGGCATCTTTATCTGACATCCGCCAT GGCATTGTAACTGCTCCAATATTGTTTGCCATGGAAGAGTTTCCTCAGTTGCGTACAGTTGTTGAACAATGCCTTGATAACAACCCTGCAAATATTGAACTC GCTCTCAACTACCTCGGTAGGAGCCGTGGAATACATAGGACAAGGGAGCTAGCCACAAAACATGCAAACCTTGCCGCAGCAGCAATCAAATCTCTGCCCAAGAGCGAAGACGAGAATGTCAGAAAATCGAGGAGGGCACTCGTACATCTCACCCAGGTAGTCATTACAGGAACCAAGAAAAGGGACGCCCCTTCTTGA